In one window of Arachis ipaensis cultivar K30076 chromosome B06, Araip1.1, whole genome shotgun sequence DNA:
- the LOC107646974 gene encoding uncharacterized protein LOC107646974, with protein sequence MSQAEKTSKTGNQRTVEADTMEQNDLSSDDEGEDTSELTASSTKKGMSLDMYFKVHGINLEDEEDEEDEEDELDDAANDEGNGGQASNEGTIKKKTRGKTMCKKLHATDFNDRREVEFLGGQPIGPTKEVVSNLNQLLGTTVRNPRFVTLLYTSWHGVPKNLKEDMWEYANQKFILPITSKSWVMNGFCRAWKKYKGEIKKEHFLKYNTKKEMIKNRSLEIPEVQFRKLIRYWSLPTVKAVSTKNAENRSKQTCPHRMGSTNFGIARKQLRDSKENSEEPSRVEVFIATRTSKKGKEIDAKTQSTIAELQTRIEAGENDEDAFVGVLGKDRPGRVRCFGASITKSSLKKDEEIQQVKVEYNNKVESLEKKMDGVCSLLKVLVHQVNPGMSEEEVAALVQAAQNSPLDASSSRPRNTPRSSESTHIPPKDTPEGINGSHGAV encoded by the exons ATGTCTCAAGCTGAAAAGACCTCCAAAACTGGGAATCAGAGGACTGTTGAAGCTGATACAATGGAACAAAATGATTTAAGTTCTGATGATGAGGGAGAAGATACAAGCGAGCTAACTGCAAGTTCAACGAAAAAAGGAATGAGTCTTGACATGTATTTTAAGGTACATGGGATAAATTtggaagatgaagaagatgaggaagatgaGGAAGATGAGCTTGATGATGCTGCAAATGATGAGGGTAATGGAGGACAAGCTAGTAATGAAG gcacaataaagaagaaaacTCGTGGAAAGACTATGTGCAAAAAGCTTCATGCCACTGATTTTAATGATCGACGGGAGGTGGAATTTCTTGGAGGGCAGCCTATAGGTCCAACCAAGGAGGTTGTATCTAACCTCAACCAACTCTTGGGCACAACAGTTAGGAATCCTCGTTTTGTGACTTTGCTATATACTAGTTGGCATGGTGTGCCTAAAAACCTCAAAGAGGACATGTGGGAGTATGCCAAT CAAAAATTCATTCTTCCAATAACTTCAAAGTCGTGGGTAATGAACGGATTTTGTCGTGCATGGAAAAAATACAAAGGCGAAATAAAAAAGGAACATTTCTTGAAGTACAACACAAAGAAAGAAATGATAAAGAACCGATCGTTAGAGATCCCGGAGGTTCAATTTCGCAAACTAATTCGGTATTGGAGTCTTCCGACTGTTAAG GCTGTGTCTACTAAGAATGCTGAAAATAGGTCAAAGCAAACATGTCCTCACCGGATGGGTTCCACAAATTTTGGAATAGCGCGCAAGCAACTG CGCGACTCTAAAGAGAACAGTGAAGAACCATCAAGAGTTGAAGTTTTCATAGCAACTCGCACaagtaaaaaaggaaaagaaattgatGCTAAAACGCAAAGCACAATT GCTGAACTTCAAACCCGCATAGAGGCAGGGGAAAATGATGAGGATGCATTTGTAGGAGTGTTAGGAAAGGACCGACCAGGTCGAGTTCGTTGTTTTGGGGCTTCGATTACAAAAAGCTCTCTTAAAAAGGATGAGGAGATTCAACAAGTCAAGGTTGAATACAACAACAAGGTTGAATCATTAGAGAAGAAGATGGACGGTGTATGTAGTTTATTAAAGGTATTGGTGCACCAAGTCAACCCTGGAATGAGTGAGGAAGAGGTAGCAGCCTTAGTGCAAGCTGCCCAAAATTCTCCTTTGGATGCCTCAAGTAGCAGACCGAGAAATACTCCTCGCTCCTCCGAATCAACTCATATTCCACCCAAAGAT ACTCCAGAAGGAATTAATGGCTCTCATG GTGCAGTATAG